A section of the Mesorhizobium loti genome encodes:
- a CDS encoding response regulator has translation MQSQPHILVVDDDREIRTLLGRYLDGQGFRVSVAADRRECEQKLASGQFDLVVLDVMLPDGSGLDVCRSLRDRKPHVPVILLTALKEDVDRIIGLELGADDYLGKPFNPRELTARIRAVLRRAVPEDAPAPRARVYRFASYRLEPDTRKVTDMQGASIDLTGAEFDLLQVFLDRPGRLLSRDQLLDLTQGRERDPLERSVDVLMSRLRRKFADTGDGPLFKTVRNGGYQLTARVETVEVPA, from the coding sequence ATGCAGTCACAACCCCATATCCTCGTCGTGGACGACGACCGCGAGATCAGGACGCTTCTCGGCCGCTACCTCGACGGCCAGGGCTTTCGCGTCTCGGTGGCGGCCGACCGGCGCGAATGCGAGCAGAAGCTGGCCTCCGGCCAGTTCGACCTCGTCGTGCTCGACGTCATGCTGCCGGACGGGTCGGGCCTCGACGTCTGCCGGAGCTTGCGGGACCGCAAGCCGCACGTCCCGGTCATCCTGCTGACGGCGCTGAAGGAGGATGTCGACCGCATCATCGGGCTGGAGCTCGGCGCCGACGACTATCTCGGCAAGCCCTTCAACCCGCGCGAGCTCACCGCCCGCATCCGCGCCGTGCTGCGGCGCGCGGTTCCCGAGGACGCGCCCGCTCCCCGCGCCCGCGTCTACCGCTTCGCCAGCTACAGGCTGGAGCCCGACACCCGCAAGGTGACGGACATGCAAGGCGCGAGCATCGATCTCACCGGCGCCGAGTTCGACCTTTTGCAGGTGTTCCTCGACCGGCCCGGACGGCTGCTGTCGCGCGACCAGCTGCTTGATCTCACGCAGGGCCGCGAGCGCGACCCGCTCGAACGCTCGGTCGACGTGCTGATGAGCCGGCTGCGCCGCAAATTCGCCGACACCGGCGACGGGCCGCTGTTCAAGACCGTGCGCAATGGCGGCTACCAGCTCACCGCCCGTGTCGAGACGGTGGAGGTCCCGGCGTGA
- a CDS encoding efflux RND transporter periplasmic adaptor subunit — protein sequence MPFTPSQSVVSVHPRRLAPWAAALAATVLLAACSQEQSKTPAGMAGASKPEVGVVTLHPQSVAITAELPGRTSASLTADVRPQVNGIIQARLFKEGSEVVVGQPLYLIDPASYQAAYDSAQAAQQKAEAAVPTAQAKFDRYAGLLKQNVVSKQDYDDAAATLAQANADVASAKASVETARINLDYTKITAPIAGRIDKSSLTPGALVTANQDTLLTTIRSLDPINVDVTQSSTNLLNLRQAINEGRLKFSGPNVSVKLKLENGTIYNQTGKLEFAGANVDQTTGTFALRAEFPNPDRLLLPGMYVRALVEEGVAQNSFLVPQRGVTRNTKGEATAMVINAQGKVETRVLAVRNSVGNNWLVDSGVGDGDRVIVEGLQLVRPGGDATGVEVTIDEMTGEVKDRAQTSSAASSTSKMADSSQSTGN from the coding sequence ATGCCTTTCACGCCTAGCCAATCCGTCGTGTCGGTCCATCCACGCCGGCTCGCGCCCTGGGCGGCAGCGCTCGCCGCCACGGTTCTTCTGGCGGCCTGTTCGCAGGAACAGAGCAAGACACCGGCCGGCATGGCCGGTGCAAGCAAGCCGGAAGTCGGCGTCGTCACGCTGCATCCGCAGTCGGTGGCGATAACAGCCGAACTGCCGGGACGCACTTCGGCCTCGCTCACCGCCGATGTGCGCCCGCAGGTCAACGGCATCATCCAGGCGCGCCTGTTCAAGGAGGGCAGCGAGGTGGTGGTCGGGCAGCCGCTCTACCTCATCGATCCGGCGAGCTACCAGGCCGCCTATGACAGCGCGCAGGCGGCCCAGCAGAAAGCCGAGGCGGCGGTGCCGACGGCGCAGGCCAAGTTCGACCGCTATGCCGGCTTGCTGAAGCAGAACGTTGTTTCCAAACAGGATTATGACGATGCCGCCGCAACGCTGGCCCAGGCCAATGCGGATGTGGCGTCCGCCAAGGCCAGCGTCGAAACCGCGCGCATCAATCTCGACTACACCAAGATCACCGCGCCGATCGCCGGCCGCATCGACAAGTCGTCGCTGACGCCGGGCGCCCTGGTCACCGCCAATCAGGACACCTTGCTCACCACCATCCGTTCGCTCGATCCGATCAATGTCGACGTCACGCAGTCGAGCACCAATCTGCTCAACCTGCGCCAGGCCATCAATGAGGGCCGGCTGAAGTTCAGCGGCCCCAATGTCAGCGTCAAGCTGAAGCTCGAGAACGGAACCATCTACAACCAGACCGGCAAGCTGGAATTCGCCGGCGCCAATGTCGACCAGACCACCGGCACCTTTGCGCTGCGGGCCGAGTTCCCCAATCCCGACCGCCTGCTTCTGCCGGGCATGTATGTGCGCGCGCTGGTCGAAGAGGGCGTCGCCCAGAACAGTTTCCTGGTGCCGCAGCGGGGCGTCACCCGCAACACCAAGGGCGAGGCGACCGCCATGGTCATCAACGCGCAGGGCAAGGTCGAGACGCGTGTGCTCGCCGTGCGCAACAGCGTCGGCAACAACTGGCTGGTGGATTCGGGCGTCGGCGACGGCGACCGTGTCATCGTCGAGGGCCTGCAACTGGTGCGGCCCGGCGGCGACGCGACGGGCGTCGAGGTGACGATCGACGAGATGACCGGCGAGGTCAAGGACCGGGCGCAGACCTCTTCGGCCGCATCTTCCACGTCCAAGATGGCCGATAGCAGCCAGTCGACCGGGAACTGA
- a CDS encoding efflux RND transporter permease subunit — translation MSAFFINRPIFAWVIAIVIMLGGLLALTTLPISQYPQIAPTTVNISATYPGADAQTVENSVTKVIEQGMTGIDNLDYMTATSTSTGQATITLTFTSAADPDTAQVQTQNKLQLVQSQLPQVVQSNGITVSKSSTGFLMVIGFVSSDGKMNSTDLADYVDSTINDTLKRVEGVGSTQLFGSSYAMRIWLDPDKLAKYTLMPSDVAAAIQAQNTQVSAGQLGGMPQRKGQQLNATVTAKSRLQTAEQFRNIILKSQTDGSLVRLNDVATVELGAESYTTQARYNGQPAAGVAVNLATGANAISTAEAVRATINRLSSTFPQGVEVVYPYDTSPFVRLSIEEVVKTLAEAIVLVFLVMFIFLQNLRATIIPTIAVPVVLLGTFGVLSLFGYSVNTLTMFAMVLAIGLLVDDAIVVVENVERVMAEEDLSPKEATRKSMNEITGALVGIATVLSAVFVPMAFFGGSTGIIYRQFSVTIVSAMVLSVLVALVLTPALCATILKRPKDHATQTGPFGWFNRVFDRGTTAYRDGSHGIINRSWRFLAVFLAIVVAMGWMFARLPSSFLPEEDQGILITSVSLPVGATQDRTERVLAEVTDHYLKQEKDAVQGVFTASGFGFGGAGQNVGIAFVPMKDFSLRKSPALSAQAVAGRAMGAFRGIRDAQVFALAPPAIQGFGNTNGFDFYLQDVNGAGHDALIQTRNQLLGLAAQSKLLANTRPNGQEDQPQFSIDIDQEKASALGVSLADINNTLSSAWGSDYVNDFIDRGRVKPVYMQSDANFRMQPEDLDKWQVRNAGGAMVPFSAFASSHWTFGSPRLERYNGSAAVEIQGAAAAGVSSGAAMDEIDRLVAQLPPGYSHEWTGLSHQERLSGNQALSLYAISALVVFLCLAALYESWSIPFAVMLSVPIGIFGALAAATLFGQTNDVYFKVGLLTTIGLAAKNAILIVEFAIERQAAGMGLVEATLEAARQRLRPILMTSLAFILGVTPLAIASGAGSGAQNSVGIGVMGGMIAATVIGVFLVPLLFVTVRRIFKGKVAKQDTGPDLGQGTDEKPATANQQ, via the coding sequence ATGTCAGCATTCTTCATCAACCGGCCGATCTTCGCCTGGGTGATCGCCATCGTGATCATGCTGGGCGGCCTGCTCGCGCTCACCACGCTGCCGATCTCGCAATATCCGCAGATCGCGCCGACCACGGTCAACATCAGCGCCACCTATCCGGGCGCCGACGCGCAAACGGTCGAGAACTCGGTGACCAAGGTCATCGAGCAAGGCATGACCGGCATCGACAATCTCGACTACATGACGGCGACCTCGACCTCGACCGGCCAGGCCACGATCACGCTGACCTTCACCAGCGCGGCCGATCCCGACACCGCCCAGGTGCAGACGCAGAACAAGCTGCAGCTGGTGCAGTCGCAGCTGCCGCAGGTGGTGCAGAGCAACGGCATCACCGTGTCCAAATCCTCGACCGGCTTCCTGATGGTCATCGGCTTCGTCTCCAGCGACGGCAAGATGAACTCGACCGATCTTGCCGACTATGTCGACTCGACCATCAACGACACGCTGAAGCGCGTCGAAGGCGTCGGCTCGACGCAGCTGTTCGGCTCCAGCTATGCCATGCGCATCTGGCTCGATCCCGACAAGCTCGCCAAATATACGCTGATGCCGAGCGACGTGGCTGCGGCGATCCAGGCGCAGAACACGCAGGTCTCGGCCGGCCAGCTCGGCGGCATGCCGCAACGCAAGGGCCAGCAGCTCAACGCCACGGTGACGGCCAAGAGCCGGCTGCAGACCGCCGAACAGTTCCGCAACATCATCCTGAAGAGCCAGACCGACGGTTCGCTGGTTCGCCTCAACGACGTCGCCACGGTGGAGCTCGGCGCCGAGAGCTATACGACGCAAGCCAGATACAATGGCCAGCCGGCGGCCGGCGTCGCCGTCAACCTCGCAACCGGCGCCAACGCCATCAGCACGGCGGAAGCGGTGCGCGCGACGATCAACCGGCTGAGCTCGACTTTCCCGCAAGGCGTCGAGGTCGTCTACCCCTACGACACCTCGCCCTTCGTGCGGCTGTCGATCGAGGAGGTGGTCAAGACGCTGGCCGAGGCGATCGTACTGGTGTTCCTGGTGATGTTCATCTTCCTGCAGAATCTGCGGGCCACCATCATCCCGACCATCGCCGTGCCGGTGGTGCTGCTCGGCACGTTCGGCGTGCTGTCGCTGTTCGGCTATTCGGTCAACACGCTGACCATGTTCGCCATGGTGCTGGCCATCGGCCTGCTGGTCGACGACGCCATCGTCGTGGTCGAGAATGTCGAGCGCGTGATGGCGGAGGAAGATCTGTCGCCGAAAGAGGCGACGCGAAAATCGATGAACGAGATCACCGGCGCGCTGGTCGGCATTGCCACCGTGCTGTCGGCGGTGTTCGTGCCGATGGCCTTCTTCGGCGGCTCGACCGGCATCATCTACCGGCAGTTCTCGGTCACCATCGTCTCGGCCATGGTGCTGTCGGTGCTGGTCGCGCTGGTGCTGACGCCGGCGCTCTGCGCCACGATCCTGAAGCGGCCCAAGGACCATGCAACGCAGACCGGCCCGTTCGGCTGGTTCAACCGTGTCTTCGATCGCGGCACCACAGCCTATCGCGACGGTTCGCATGGAATCATCAACCGGTCCTGGCGCTTTCTCGCCGTGTTCCTTGCCATCGTCGTCGCCATGGGCTGGATGTTTGCCCGGCTGCCGAGCTCGTTCCTGCCGGAAGAGGACCAGGGCATCCTGATCACCAGCGTGTCGCTGCCGGTCGGAGCGACGCAGGACCGGACCGAGCGTGTCCTGGCCGAGGTGACCGACCACTATCTCAAGCAGGAAAAGGACGCTGTCCAGGGCGTCTTTACGGCCTCCGGCTTCGGGTTCGGCGGCGCCGGGCAGAATGTCGGCATCGCTTTCGTGCCAATGAAGGATTTCAGCCTGCGCAAATCGCCGGCCTTGTCGGCGCAAGCGGTTGCCGGGCGCGCCATGGGCGCCTTCCGAGGGATCAGGGACGCGCAGGTCTTCGCGCTTGCCCCGCCTGCCATCCAGGGCTTCGGCAACACCAACGGCTTCGATTTCTATTTGCAGGACGTCAACGGCGCCGGCCATGACGCGCTGATCCAGACGCGCAACCAGCTGCTGGGTCTTGCCGCGCAGAGCAAGCTGCTCGCCAACACCAGGCCCAACGGCCAGGAGGACCAGCCGCAATTCTCGATCGATATCGACCAGGAGAAGGCCAGCGCGCTCGGCGTCAGCCTTGCCGACATCAACAACACGCTGTCGAGCGCCTGGGGCAGCGATTACGTCAACGACTTCATCGACCGCGGGCGGGTGAAGCCGGTCTATATGCAGTCGGACGCGAACTTCCGCATGCAGCCGGAAGACCTGGACAAATGGCAGGTGCGCAATGCCGGCGGCGCCATGGTGCCGTTCTCGGCCTTCGCCTCCAGCCACTGGACGTTCGGTTCGCCGCGGCTGGAACGCTACAATGGCTCGGCGGCGGTCGAGATCCAGGGCGCGGCGGCGGCCGGCGTGAGCTCCGGTGCGGCGATGGACGAGATCGACCGGCTGGTGGCGCAACTGCCGCCCGGATATTCCCACGAATGGACCGGTCTGTCGCATCAGGAACGGCTTTCAGGCAACCAGGCGCTGTCGCTCTATGCGATTTCGGCGCTGGTCGTGTTCCTGTGCCTGGCGGCACTTTATGAGAGCTGGTCGATCCCGTTCGCGGTCATGCTGTCGGTGCCGATCGGCATTTTCGGCGCGCTCGCGGCGGCAACACTTTTCGGCCAGACCAACGACGTCTATTTCAAGGTCGGCCTGCTGACCACGATCGGCCTGGCCGCCAAGAACGCCATCCTGATCGTCGAGTTCGCCATCGAGCGGCAGGCGGCCGGCATGGGGTTGGTCGAGGCGACGCTGGAAGCGGCGCGACAACGATTGCGGCCGATCCTGATGACGTCGCTGGCCTTCATCCTCGGCGTCACGCCGCTCGCGATCGCCAGCGGTGCCGGCTCTGGCGCGCAGAACTCGGTCGGCATCGGCGTGATGGGCGGCATGATCGCGGCGACGGTGATCGGCGTGTTCCTGGTGCCGCTGCTGTTCGTCACGGTGCGGCGCATCTTCAAGGGCAAGGTGGCCAAACAGGATACCGGCCCGGATCTCGGGCAAGGCACGGACGAGAAGCCGGCGACGGCCAACCAGCAGTAA
- a CDS encoding efflux transporter outer membrane subunit, with amino-acid sequence MTGLERGPVAAGRLIAPMITAVLLAGCVVGPDYRTPILPMPANWSGEKPTKSAQPAQLSQWWQRLHDPQLNTLVAEAVAGNLDVATAKAKIREARASYRQSAGTLLPSVDGSGSVTRDKSSETTAGTNSIYSEYQAGFDASWELDLFGANRRGVEAARYGVDAAQEELRATLLTLVGDVASYYTQARGYQARIALARRSATSQRQTAELTRTMALAGSATAADVAKAMGQAASTEAAVPTLEASYAEAVHRLSVLTGRPPAALSERLKRGKPIPSPRLPMPTGIPADILLSRPDVRMAERQYAQYTAKVGQAEAARYPSVSLTGNISTAALNLGDLGKNSSIGWSFGPSLSVPLFNAGQLQAAADVARAQRDQYFIAYRASVLTALEDVENALVLMAQERIRIGKLASSAKSYGEAASLEGTLYKAGETSLLDVLDAQRSLYTAEDSLLQSRVLLATNYIALNKALGGGWDGAVDSAKPEIVDVRTGPRLASTMTAP; translated from the coding sequence ATGACAGGTTTGGAACGTGGCCCGGTGGCCGCGGGGCGGCTCATTGCGCCCATGATCACGGCTGTTTTGCTTGCCGGATGCGTCGTCGGGCCGGATTACCGGACGCCGATCCTGCCGATGCCGGCGAACTGGAGCGGTGAGAAGCCGACGAAATCCGCCCAGCCGGCGCAGCTGTCGCAATGGTGGCAGCGCTTGCACGATCCGCAGCTCAACACGCTGGTCGCGGAAGCCGTCGCCGGCAACCTCGACGTCGCCACCGCCAAGGCCAAGATCCGCGAGGCGCGTGCCAGCTATCGCCAGAGCGCCGGCACGCTGCTGCCGTCCGTGGATGGCTCCGGCTCGGTGACGCGCGACAAGTCGTCAGAGACCACGGCGGGGACCAATTCGATCTACAGCGAATACCAGGCCGGTTTCGACGCCAGCTGGGAGCTCGACCTGTTCGGCGCCAACCGCAGGGGCGTCGAGGCCGCGCGCTACGGCGTGGACGCGGCGCAAGAGGAATTGCGCGCGACATTGCTGACGCTGGTCGGCGATGTCGCGTCCTATTACACCCAGGCGCGCGGCTACCAGGCCCGCATCGCGCTCGCCCGGCGTTCGGCCACCTCGCAGCGGCAGACCGCCGAACTCACCCGCACCATGGCGCTGGCAGGGTCGGCGACAGCGGCAGACGTCGCCAAGGCGATGGGGCAGGCGGCGAGCACCGAGGCCGCGGTGCCGACGCTGGAAGCAAGCTATGCCGAGGCGGTGCATCGCCTGTCGGTGCTCACCGGCCGGCCGCCGGCCGCGCTCAGCGAGCGACTGAAGCGCGGCAAGCCGATCCCGTCGCCGCGCCTGCCGATGCCGACCGGCATTCCCGCCGACATCCTTTTGTCGCGGCCGGACGTGCGCATGGCCGAGCGGCAATACGCGCAATACACCGCCAAGGTCGGCCAGGCCGAGGCGGCGCGCTACCCTTCGGTCAGCCTGACGGGGAACATCAGCACGGCGGCCCTCAATCTCGGCGATCTCGGCAAGAATTCGTCGATCGGCTGGTCGTTCGGGCCTTCGCTCAGCGTGCCGCTGTTCAATGCCGGCCAGCTGCAGGCCGCGGCCGATGTCGCCCGGGCGCAGCGCGACCAGTATTTCATCGCCTATCGCGCCTCGGTGCTGACCGCGCTCGAGGATGTCGAGAATGCGCTGGTGCTGATGGCGCAGGAGCGCATCCGGATCGGCAAGCTTGCCTCGTCGGCGAAATCCTATGGCGAGGCGGCGAGCCTCGAAGGCACGCTCTACAAGGCCGGCGAGACCAGCCTGCTCGATGTGCTCGACGCCCAGCGCTCGCTTTACACGGCCGAGGATTCCCTGCTGCAGAGCCGCGTCCTTCTGGCGACCAACTACATCGCCCTCAACAAGGCGCTCGGCGGCGGCTGGGACGGCGCGGTCGACAGCGCGAAGCCCGAGATCGTCGACGTCAGGACCGGGCCAAGACTGGCGTCGACGATGACGGCACCGTGA
- a CDS encoding response regulator has protein sequence MVTSVFIVDDHPLLLHGLEDLIARDPGYTVVGSALDGRSALTRIRQDLPDVAVIDLNMPGFSGLDVAVELGKETPGTRCVMLTAGASQGQLYDIVMAGVAGIVLKESAIGTLLRCIRQVAAGGHWLPAEIVGEALEIEASRRIRWRSLSSRLTRREMEIARLVAGDKPYERIALDIGISKGTLKIHMNNIYRKLEVASRGQLVQLAAGQVGLDAGIGRE, from the coding sequence ATGGTCACTTCTGTGTTCATTGTCGACGACCATCCGCTGCTCCTGCACGGCCTGGAAGACCTGATTGCCCGAGACCCCGGCTATACGGTCGTCGGATCCGCGCTGGATGGCAGGAGCGCACTGACCAGGATCAGGCAAGACCTGCCCGACGTCGCCGTGATCGACCTGAACATGCCGGGCTTCAGCGGACTCGACGTTGCCGTTGAACTCGGCAAGGAAACGCCGGGCACGCGATGTGTGATGCTGACGGCCGGCGCGTCACAAGGCCAGCTCTACGACATCGTCATGGCCGGCGTCGCCGGGATCGTGCTGAAGGAGTCCGCCATCGGGACGCTGCTGAGATGCATTCGGCAGGTCGCCGCCGGCGGCCACTGGCTGCCTGCCGAAATTGTCGGCGAAGCCCTTGAAATCGAGGCGTCCCGCCGGATCAGATGGCGGAGCCTGTCGTCACGCCTGACCAGGCGGGAGATGGAGATCGCCCGGCTCGTTGCCGGGGACAAGCCTTACGAGCGGATCGCGCTCGACATCGGCATCTCGAAAGGCACGCTGAAGATCCATATGAACAACATATATCGCAAATTGGAAGTTGCCTCGCGAGGCCAGCTTGTGCAGCTCGCCGCCGGCCAGGTCGGACTGGATGCCGGCATCGGGCGCGAATGA
- a CDS encoding beta strand repeat-containing protein, whose amino-acid sequence MATDLGSGVLLEATTEGSGTGNYDSFLRLQATGIEEGFNTDQNGNVLDNKASFTHDLQYGNIQSINVGGVDYLEFRLDLNESNNAVNADITMTGLDIYISNAGATLTDYNAGFAGFTSVFHLSADQLLIDSNHGSGTDDYRVLVPVSDFTAAGVSPGSYVTLFSSFSGANGGFEEWRTLTTPGTGTDTPGIGIDKVTVDGAATGDGLNVLAGDTISWQYTVSNTGNVALSDVTVTDNQGVVVTAVLSGGFNVGDINHNNLLDTTETWSFTGSGTAVKGDYANVGHVSASAGAATVTSDDGSSYFGADPEIAIDKVTVDGTTSGDGLNILAGEAISWKYTVTNVGNVALSGVNVTDNQGVTVTPDLSGGFNVGDTNHDGKLDLTETWTFTGTGVAEKGNYSNVGTATGSFTDDASHVATPSATDGSSYFGADPEIAIDKVTVDGTTSGDGLNILAGEAISWKYTVTNVGNVALSGVNVTDNQGVTVTPDLSGGFNVGDTNHDGKLDLTETWTFTGTGVAEKGNYSNVGTATGSFTDDASHVATPSATDGSSYFGADPEIAIDKVTVDGTTSGDGLNILAGEAISWKYTVTNVGNVALSGVNVTDNQGVTVTPDLSGGFNVGDTNHDGKLDLTETWTFTGTGVAEKGNYSNVGTATGSFTDDASHVATPSATDGSSYFGADPEIAIDKVTVDGTTSGDGLNILAGEAISWKYTVTNVGNVALSGVNVTDNQGVTVTPDLSGGFNVGDTNHDGMLDLTETWTFTGTGVAEKGNYSNVGTATGSFTDDASHVATPSATDGSSYFGADPHITLDKKTNGVDHGLNIFQGQAVTWTYDVKNDGNVALANVVVKDDNGTVGTGDDFNATAITSGGFNTGDINHNGLLDTNETWHFKATGTAQLGSYVNNATATTNAYVDTAGHSLTPLATDSSDYEGFSNKALTQGFWGSHSDAWDGVTGHESNPTKSAFNSGVIWGLDINPRHDGNLLLGDSNGNGVADAGEHTLLISNSLAKAIESSSTGGDARVIMLQQVIAAQLNIDNHVAQPNDLITEAMMWLKGEGVWAGLNVNVDGGDGIIDGNAAGTGLAGSALKTSSTAWTKYVDVTDPSSGITDWNGGKEADGEGLKNALMWFNQGQLVTSGAGGHVAWFDGANIIDEHPNTLDQFWLTLHEVGGLTGIA is encoded by the coding sequence ATGGCAACAGATCTGGGCTCCGGTGTCCTTCTCGAGGCAACGACCGAGGGGTCGGGAACCGGCAACTACGATTCCTTCCTGCGGCTGCAGGCGACAGGTATCGAGGAGGGCTTTAACACCGACCAGAACGGCAACGTCCTCGATAACAAGGCGTCCTTCACCCACGACCTGCAATACGGCAACATCCAATCGATCAATGTCGGCGGCGTCGACTATCTCGAGTTCCGGCTCGACCTCAACGAAAGCAACAACGCCGTAAACGCCGACATCACGATGACCGGCCTGGATATCTACATCTCCAACGCCGGAGCGACCCTCACCGACTACAATGCAGGCTTCGCCGGATTCACCTCCGTCTTCCACCTGAGCGCCGACCAGTTGCTGATCGATTCCAACCATGGCTCGGGAACGGACGACTACCGTGTGCTCGTCCCGGTCAGCGACTTTACGGCGGCCGGCGTCTCTCCCGGATCCTATGTGACGCTGTTTTCAAGCTTCTCCGGAGCCAATGGCGGCTTCGAGGAGTGGCGCACCCTTACGACCCCCGGCACCGGCACGGATACGCCTGGAATCGGCATCGACAAGGTGACGGTCGACGGCGCGGCAACGGGCGATGGCTTGAACGTGCTCGCCGGTGATACGATCAGCTGGCAATATACGGTGAGCAACACCGGCAACGTCGCATTGTCGGACGTCACGGTCACCGACAACCAGGGTGTTGTCGTGACGGCGGTTCTCAGTGGCGGCTTCAACGTCGGCGACATCAATCACAACAACCTGCTCGACACCACCGAGACCTGGAGCTTCACCGGCAGCGGCACGGCCGTCAAAGGCGACTATGCCAATGTCGGCCACGTTTCCGCTTCAGCCGGTGCGGCTACCGTTACCAGCGACGACGGTTCCAGCTATTTCGGCGCTGATCCCGAGATCGCCATCGACAAGGTGACGGTCGACGGTACGACATCCGGTGATGGCCTGAACATCCTGGCCGGCGAGGCGATCTCCTGGAAATACACGGTCACCAATGTGGGCAACGTCGCGCTTTCGGGCGTCAACGTGACCGACAATCAGGGCGTCACCGTCACGCCGGATCTCAGCGGCGGCTTTAATGTCGGCGACACCAACCATGACGGCAAGCTCGACCTCACCGAGACCTGGACCTTCACCGGCACCGGCGTTGCCGAAAAAGGCAACTACAGCAATGTCGGCACGGCCACGGGCTCCTTTACTGACGATGCCAGTCATGTCGCCACACCTAGCGCCACCGACGGCTCCAGCTATTTCGGCGCTGATCCCGAGATCGCCATCGACAAGGTGACGGTTGACGGTACGACATCGGGCGACGGCCTCAACATCCTGGCCGGCGAGGCGATCTCCTGGAAATACACGGTCACCAATGTGGGCAACGTCGCGCTTTCGGGCGTCAACGTGACCGACAACCAGGGCGTCACCGTCACGCCGGATCTCAGCGGCGGCTTTAATGTCGGCGACACCAACCATGACGGCAAGCTCGACCTCACCGAGACCTGGACCTTCACCGGTACCGGCGTTGCCGAAAAAGGCAACTACAGCAATGTCGGCACGGCCACGGGCTCCTTTACTGACGATGCCAGTCATGTCGCCACACCTAGCGCCACCGACGGCTCCAGCTATTTCGGCGCTGATCCCGAGATCGCCATCGACAAGGTGACGGTTGACGGTACGACATCGGGCGACGGCCTCAACATCCTGGCCGGCGAGGCGATCTCCTGGAAATACACGGTCACCAATGTGGGCAACGTCGCGCTTTCGGGCGTCAACGTGACCGACAACCAGGGCGTCACCGTCACGCCGGATCTCAGCGGCGGCTTTAATGTCGGCGACACCAACCATGACGGCAAGCTCGACCTCACCGAGACCTGGACCTTCACCGGCACCGGCGTTGCCGAAAAAGGCAACTACAGCAATGTCGGCACGGCCACGGGCTCCTTTACTGACGATGCCAGTCATGTCGCCACACCTAGCGCCACCGACGGCTCCAGCTATTTCGGCGCTGATCCCGAGATCGCCATCGACAAGGTGACGGTCGACGGTACGACATCCGGTGACGGCCTCAACATCCTGGCCGGCGAGGCGATCTCCTGGAAATACACGGTCACCAATGTGGGCAACGTCGCGCTTTCGGGCGTCAACGTGACCGACAATCAAGGCGTCACCGTCACGCCGGATCTCAGCGGCGGCTTTAATGTCGGCGACACCAACCATGACGGCATGCTCGACCTCACCGAGACCTGGACCTTCACCGGCACCGGCGTTGCCGAAAAAGGCAACTACAGCAATGTCGGCACGGCCACGGGCTCCTTTACTGACGATGCCAGTCATGTCGCCACTCCTAGCGCCACCGACGGCTCCAGCTATTTCGGCGCTGATCCGCATATCACGCTGGACAAGAAGACCAACGGCGTCGACCACGGCCTTAACATCTTCCAAGGCCAGGCTGTGACCTGGACCTACGATGTCAAGAACGACGGCAACGTCGCGCTCGCCAACGTCGTCGTCAAGGACGACAATGGCACGGTCGGCACTGGTGATGATTTCAATGCCACGGCGATAACCAGCGGCGGCTTCAACACCGGCGACATCAACCACAACGGCCTGCTCGACACCAACGAAACCTGGCATTTCAAGGCGACCGGCACAGCGCAACTCGGCAGCTACGTCAACAATGCAACGGCCACCACCAATGCCTATGTCGACACGGCCGGACATTCGCTGACGCCGCTCGCCACCGACAGCAGCGACTATGAGGGCTTCTCGAACAAGGCGCTGACCCAGGGGTTCTGGGGAAGCCATTCCGATGCGTGGGATGGTGTCACCGGTCACGAAAGCAATCCCACCAAGAGCGCTTTCAACAGTGGCGTCATCTGGGGGCTGGACATCAACCCGCGCCACGACGGCAACCTGCTGCTCGGCGACAGCAATGGCAACGGCGTTGCCGACGCCGGCGAACACACCCTGCTGATTTCGAATTCCCTGGCCAAGGCCATAGAATCGAGTTCGACCGGCGGTGACGCGCGCGTCATCATGCTGCAGCAGGTGATCGCCGCTCAGCTCAACATAGACAACCACGTTGCCCAGCCCAACGACTTGATCACCGAGGCGATGATGTGGCTGAAGGGCGAGGGGGTATGGGCCGGACTCAACGTCAATGTCGACGGAGGTGACGGGATTATTGATGGAAACGCCGCTGGCACGGGGTTGGCAGGGTCCGCGCTGAAGACAAGCTCGACGGCCTGGACCAAGTATGTCGACGTCACCGATCCGAGCTCCGGCATCACCGACTGGAACGGCGGCAAGGAGGCCGACGGCGAGGGCCTGAAGAACGCGCTGATGTGGTTCAACCAGGGGCAATTGGTGACATCCGGGGCAGGCGGCCATGTAGCCTGGTTCGATGGGGCCAACATCATCGACGAGCATCCCAACACGCTCGATCAATTCTGGCTCACCTTGCACGAAGTGGGGGGCCTCACGGGCATCGCCTGA